From the Xiphophorus maculatus strain JP 163 A chromosome 20, X_maculatus-5.0-male, whole genome shotgun sequence genome, one window contains:
- the LOC102218946 gene encoding isotocin receptor-like, which translates to MEELLRTQGAWAQNGSWYNSSYLNITNIGNNTVNPLKRNEEVAKVEVTVLVLVLLLALTGNLCVLCAIHTTKHSHSRMYYFMKHLSIADLVVAVFQVLPQLIWDITFRFYGPDFLCRLVKYLQVVGMFASTYMLVLMSIDRCLAICQPLRSVHKGKDRFCVIASWILSLIFSTPQAYIFSLREVGNGVYDCWGDFVQPWGAKAYITWMSLSIYILPVAILSICYGLICFKIWQNINMKTRRDHVLALTPRPSKGAHPLSRVSSVRLISKAKIRTVKMTFVVVIAYIVCWTPFFFVQMWSAWDPAAPREDMAFIISMLLASLNSCCNPWIYMFFAGHLFHDLMRSFFCCCRHYLADSSCRCDQQCRHKSGSSTFVIKNGSSMRSLTHTSSTGGPAQ; encoded by the exons ATGGAGGAACTTTTACGCACACAGGGTGCTTGGGCTCAGAACGGTTCCTGGTACAATTCCAGTTATTTAAACATCACCAATATAGGGAACAACACGGTAAATCCCTTAAAGCGAAATGAAGAAGTAGCCAAAGTGGAAGTTACTGTCCTggtgctggtgctgctgctcgCTCTGACCGGCAACCTGTGCGTCTTGTGCGCTATCCATACCACCAAGCACAGCCATTCTCGGATGTATTACTTCATGAAGCACTTGAGCATCGCAGATCTTGTTGTGGCGGTGTTCCAGGTCCTGCCGCAGCTCATCTGGGACATAACCTTTCGTTTTTACGGACCTGATTTCCTTTGCAGGCTGGTCAAATACCTCCAGGTTGTTGGCATGTTTGCGTCAACCTACATGCTGGTCTTGATGTCCATCGATAGATGCTTAGCGATCTGCCAGCCGCTTCGCTCGGTGCACAAGGGGAAAGATCGCTTCTGTGTGATCGCATCTTGGATCCTCAGTCTGATTTTCAGTACCCCACAAGCCTACATCTTTTCTCTCAGGGAGGTCGGGAATGGCGTTTACGACTGCTGGGGGGACTTCGTGCAACCCTGGGGTGCCAAAGCCTACATCACATGGATGAGTCTGAGCATTTACATTCTTCCAGTAGCGATATTAAGCATCTGCTACGGTctgatatgttttaaaatatggcAGAATATCAACATGAAAACCAGGAGGGATCATGTTTTGGCTCTCACACCGAGGCCATCCAAGGGCGCACATCCACTGTCACGCGTGAGCAGCGTCAGACTCATTTCTAAAGCCAAGATCCGCACCgtgaaaatgacatttgtgGTGGTCATTGCATATATTGTGTGCTGGactccttttttctttgtccagATGTGGTCTGCATGGGATCCTGCTGCACCAAGAGAAG ACATGGCCTTCATCATCTCCATGTTGCTTGCTAGCCTCAACAGCTGCTGTAATCCCTGGATCTACATGTTCTTTGCTGGTCACCTGTTTCACGACCTGATGCGGAGCTTCTTCTGTTGCTGCAGACACTATCTGGCGGACTCTTCCTGCCGCTGCGATCAGCAGTGCAGGCACAAAAGTGGCTCCTCCACTTTCGTCATCAAGAACGGCAGCAGTATGAGGAGTTTGACTCACACTTCCAGCACAGGGGGGCCCGCGCAATGA